A window of the Candida orthopsilosis Co 90-125, chromosome 1 draft sequence genome harbors these coding sequences:
- a CDS encoding Dfg16 protein (part of Rim101p pathway that regulates filamentation in response to alkaline pH): MSFENYIPPLDPAMGNNSLIYLSHSNIPINCSVYSLTNGTIKLLNHYNQTWNNATNLHQILPAYFITNCSIPRLIGLVSQQENSTSQYNQNSVPLKFDGSPYNERDNGDTFIALLFTLCGSCVSCWMLSLLLYLTQKHRRKPWLAQITTIFYAIVTSVLLDRLTKAAEVEYYEDNLDIIKLNCKLYDNNVYRILMILTQAFTMSSWFQIIQRLVRSKYKLITSIINFIIMGLYIAIYAYFQVTFTTRDYITHEMEDFSAYHRWDIACVTLRLVVAIWFLGVLAYYTTVMKNPRKICYSRKLLPLATLVWFFFILDVVINILHVSLFRLRWLVRTWLVLIPYLIEIILLTTIWEWIYNIWILEKRYELMNVLGRRISYEDIVSFKNNDSAKKTTKLDNLLDWIINKFTGQTTINHVEERSDDSLKEYFTSTNSEGSEERTTAIPLQDREFELREIRSTQERIGDAGATRQQNRAGHDVSNEATTQTEDTDSNRVSIQDSEHDSQVVDLDEYDDEYVNDYEMWSDEEEDVTHTMDDNRGQKSIDRVQ; the protein is encoded by the coding sequence ATGTCGTTTGAAAATTATATACCGCCTTTGGATCCCGCGATGGGGAATAACTCACTAATATATCTACTGCATAGCAATATACCCATAAACTGTTCGGTTTATTCTTTAACAAACGGCACTATAAAACTATTAAATCACTACAACCAAACATGGAACAATGCAACTAaccttcatcaaattctACCAGCATATTTTATCACCAACTGTTCCATTCCACGTCTTATCGGGTTGGTGTCTCAACAAGAAAACTCAACTTCTCAGTATAATCAGAATAGTGTTCCACTAAAATTCGATGGGAGCCCATACAATGAACGAGACAACGGTGATACTTTTATTGCCCTTCTTTTCACATTATGTGGTTCGTGTGTGTCTTGCTGGATGTTAAGTTTACTACTATACTTGACTCAAAAGCATAGAAGAAAGCCGTGGTTGGCTCAAATCACAACAATATTTTATGCCATAGTTACCAGTGTATTACTTGATAGACTTACCAAAGCAGCTGAAGTCGAGTATTACGAAGACAACTTGGATATAATAAAACTAAATTGCAAACTTTACGACAATAATGTCTATCgaatattgatgattttaaCACAGGCCTTCACTATGCTGTCTTGGTTCCAAATTATTCAACGACTAGTACGACTGAAGTATAAGCTTATTACatcaattatcaattttatAATTATGGGGTTGTATATTGCGATTTACGCATACTTTCAAGTAACATTTACCACAAGGGATTATATAACCCATGAAATGGAAGATTTCTCCGCATACCATCGTTGGGATATTGCATGTGTAACATTGAgacttgttgttgcaatttgGTTTCTTGGAGTTCTTGCATATTATACAACGGTTATGAAGAATCCACGTAAAATCTGTTACTCGAGGAAGTTGTTGCCTTTGGCTACATTAGTTtggttcttcttcatcttggACGTTGTCATTAATATACTTCATGTTTCATTGTTTAGATTGCGGTGGTTAGTGAGAACATGGTTAGTTCTCATTCCgtatttgattgaaataaTCTTGCTAACAACCATTTGGGAATGGATCTACAATATTTGGATTCTTGAAAAAAGGTATGAACTTATGAATGTTCTAGGAAGGAGAATTAGTTATGAAGATATTGttagtttcaaaaataatgATTCGGCAAAGAAAACTACCAAGCTTGATAATCTTTTGGATTGGataatcaacaagtttacgggacaaacaacaatcaatcatgttgaagaaagatCGGATGATAGCCTAAAGGAGTATTTTACGCTGACTAACTCAGAAGGATCCGAAGAAAGGACAACCGCAATTCCCTTGCAAGATcgtgaatttgaattgcGTGAAATTCGATCGACGCAAGAAAGGATAGGAGATGCAGGTGCAACTCGCCAACAAAATCGTGCTGGACACGATGTAAGTAACGAAGCAACCACACAAACTGAAGATACTGACTCCAATCGTGTATCAATTCAGGATAGTGAGCACGACAGccaagttgttgatttagacgagtatgatgatgaatatgtAAATGATTATGAAATGTGGAgtgacgaagaagaagatgtaACACACACTATGGACGACAATAGGGGGCAGAAAAGTATCGACAGGGTTCAATAA